The sequence TTGAGATCGCCGCACGCAATTACGTTGCGGAACCGACGGCCGACAACCTGATCTGGTACGCACGGCGGAAGGGTTACCTTGGAAAATACAAGGACGCGATCGAATCGCTGACCATCGGGATCGAGAAGTTTCCCGGCGATGCGCGGATTTACCGCCATCGCGGGCATCGATTCATCACGATCCGCTGCTTTGACGACGCGATCCGCGACCTTGAGCAAGCGGCGAAATTGATAAAAGGCAAGCAGGACGAGATCGAGCCCGATGGGTTGCCGAACGCGAAGAACATTCCGACCAGCACTCTGCAATCGAACATCTGGTATCACCTCGGGCTTGCGTATTATCTGAAGGGCGACTTCAAACGGGCAGAGAAGGCATATGAAGAATGCACGTTGGTCTCAAAGAACCCGGATATGCTCGCGGCGACCATCTATTGGCACTACATGACGCTCCGGCGAATGGGCAAGCTGGACGATGCCGTGAAGGTGCTCGGCCGGTTCGATACAAACGTCGAGGTGATCGAAAACGATGACTATCTGAAACTCCTCAAACTCAACAAGGGCGAGGCGAAAGCCGATGACCTGCTCGCGACCATCGGCGGCGAAGCGAAAACGCTCGGTTCGGCATCGCTCGGCTATGGCATCGGGAATTACTTCTTTTACAACGGAGATAAGGTGAAAGCGGCTGAGGTTTTCCGCAAGATTGTCGCCGGCGACCAATGGGCGAGCTTTGGGTATATCGCGGCGGAGACCGACCTTGGCCGGATGGGTAAGTAAGAATGGACACGTTAACGATAGCTCTGGCACAAATTGTTCCGGTTTGGTTCGATCGCGAGAAGACACTTGCGAAGGTCGCGGACAGCATTTCGGAGGCCGCAGCGAGCGGGGCGGACCTTGTCGCATTCGGCGAGGCACTCGTTCCCGGATATCCATTCTGGATCGAGTATTCGAAAGAAACGGCTTTCAATTCGCACTTCCACAAGGCGTTTCATGCGGAGTATATCAAGCAGGCGGTAGTCACAGAACGCGGGGACCTTGACGGCATCTGCCGGCTCGCAGCGGAGAAGAAGATCGCCGTTTATCTCGGCATTATCGAACGGCCAGGCGACCGTGGCGAGAGCGTTTACGCCTCGCTGGTCTATATCTCCAAGTCAGGCGAGATCGGCTCGGTTCACCGGAAGCTGATGCCGACCTACGACGAGCGGATGACGTGGGCCGTCGGTGACGGCAACGGATTGCGGACGCATCGGCTCGGCGAGTTCACGGTCGGCGGTTTGAATTGCTGGGAAAACTGGATGCCGCTTGCCCGTACGTCGCTCTACGCACAGGGCGAGGATCTGCACGTCGCCGTCTGGCCCGGGAGCAAGCGCAACACGAATGACATCACGCGGTTCATGGCACTCGAGGGCCGATCGTTCGTGGCTTCGGTCTCCGGCCTGATGCGGCGGAGCGACTTGCCGGCGGATTTGCCAGGGATCGAGCAGTTGATCGAAAACGCGCCGGAATTTTTGGCAAATGGCGGTTCGTGCATCGCCGGCCCGGACGGGAATTGGGTGATAGAGCCCTTTTGCGATGAAGAAAAACTTCTCATCGCCACACTGGACCACACGCGGGTCCGCGAGGAACGGCAAAACTTTGACCCGACCGGGCATTATTCAAGGCCGGATGTCCTTGAACTCCGGGTGAACCGAACGCGGCAAACGGCTGCTACTTTCGAGGACTGAGCCACTGCATCAACATTTCTTCCTGTAGGTGGAAAGCGTGCTCGGGCTTTCCGGTCTTGGCCATCGGGAGCTTGAAGAAGACCGAAAGCTGTTCCTGAATGCCGCCCTCGCCACGCTGCTGAGCGAGGTCAAGGCAACGGGCGATCTCGATGGCGAGCGGGGCGGCGAGGATC comes from Acidobacteriota bacterium and encodes:
- a CDS encoding tetratricopeptide repeat protein, translated to MRPPIIFLFVLVVSTIAAAQDCLPTAKVPEQQVPESVRLEYSRNLEIAARNYVAEPTADNLIWYARRKGYLGKYKDAIESLTIGIEKFPGDARIYRHRGHRFITIRCFDDAIRDLEQAAKLIKGKQDEIEPDGLPNAKNIPTSTLQSNIWYHLGLAYYLKGDFKRAEKAYEECTLVSKNPDMLAATIYWHYMTLRRMGKLDDAVKVLGRFDTNVEVIENDDYLKLLKLNKGEAKADDLLATIGGEAKTLGSASLGYGIGNYFFYNGDKVKAAEVFRKIVAGDQWASFGYIAAETDLGRMGK
- a CDS encoding carbon-nitrogen hydrolase family protein produces the protein MDTLTIALAQIVPVWFDREKTLAKVADSISEAAASGADLVAFGEALVPGYPFWIEYSKETAFNSHFHKAFHAEYIKQAVVTERGDLDGICRLAAEKKIAVYLGIIERPGDRGESVYASLVYISKSGEIGSVHRKLMPTYDERMTWAVGDGNGLRTHRLGEFTVGGLNCWENWMPLARTSLYAQGEDLHVAVWPGSKRNTNDITRFMALEGRSFVASVSGLMRRSDLPADLPGIEQLIENAPEFLANGGSCIAGPDGNWVIEPFCDEEKLLIATLDHTRVREERQNFDPTGHYSRPDVLELRVNRTRQTAATFED